GCAGAAGTTTTTGAACAGCATTTTCCGAAGATTAAACCGTCCCATGTGACCATCACCTTTGGAGAACCGTTCCACACAAAGGAACTTCCGCCGGAAGTGAAGAAATTCCCGGGCGCCTATACAGAAGAACAGATAAAGGCCATGCTTACGCTTCAGCTGGCAGAAGGACAGGATTTA
Above is a genomic segment from Anaerotignum faecicola containing:
- a CDS encoding 1-acyl-sn-glycerol-3-phosphate acyltransferase; protein product: AEVFEQHFPKIKPSHVTITFGEPFHTKELPPEVKKFPGAYTEEQIKAMLTLQLAEGQDL